In a single window of the Mus musculus strain C57BL/6J chromosome 6, GRCm38.p6 C57BL/6J genome:
- the Moxd2 gene encoding DBH-like monooxygenase protein 2 precursor, which produces MACVLLFRLFLLLVLAAFSQGKRLGPTSPLRYSRFLDPSRAVFLRWDFDYEAEIITFELQVQTTGWVGLGITDRYTFVGSDLVVGGVLPNGNVYFSDQHLLDEDTLEQDGSQDAELLRLTEDAVSTTMRFSRPFRTCDPHDRDITSDTMRVLAAYGPDDIPKMSREHTFVKSIFLLQMLQYDDQDAPEDTIIHDLKISNFIIPEDDTTYACTFLPLPIVSKKHHIYKFEPILVERNETMVHHVLVYACGNSSVLPTGIGECYGSDPAFSLCSHVIAGWAVGGLSYQFPDDVGISIGTPFDPQWIRLEIHYSNFQNLPGIRDTSGMRLFYTSHLRKYDMGVLQLGISVFPIHFIPPGAEAFLSYGLCKTDKFEELNGAPVSDIYISACLLHTHLAGRSLQALQYRNGTQLQVVCKDFSYDFNLQESRDLPHPVVIKPGDELLIECHYQTLDRDFMTFGGASTINEMCLIFFFYYPRINISSCMGYPDIIYVTNELGEEASENPMENLMVLDNVEWTPENIKKAEKACKESQQTVLIKTIDEEVENTTGWIPDIIPTPRGPCLESTGGKVEPQDNTPAGFRAVPLALSGSNTATLRPLPMIAVLFLQGSLSCLLAMLQTGV; this is translated from the exons ATGGCCTGTGTTCTACTCTTCAGACTTTTCTTACTTTTGGTCCTGGCAGCCTTTTCTCAAGGCAAGCGCCTGGGTCCTACATCTCCCCTTCGTTATTCCAGGTTCCTAGATCCTTCCCGTGCTGTTTTCCTGCGCTGGGACTTTGACTATGAGGCTGAGATAATCACATTTGAGCTCCAAGTCCAAACAACTGGCTGGGTTGGCCTGGGCATCACAGACCGGTACACCTTTGTGGGAAGTGATCTGGTAGTTGGAGGAGTCCTACCCAATGGCAATGTCTACTTTTCG GATCAGCACCTTCTGGATGAAGACACTCTAGAACAGGATGGGAGCCAGGATGCTGAACTCCTAAGGCTCACAGAAGATGCTGTCTCGACCACCATGCGCTTTTCCAGGCCTTTCAGAACCTGTGATCCACATGATCGTGACATTACG AGTGATACCATGAGGGTCCTGGCTGCCTATGGCCCGGATGACATACCAAAGATGAGTCGGGAGCATACTTTTGTCAAGTCCATCTTCTTGCTTCAAATGCTACAATATGATGATCAAGATGCCCCTGAAGACACCATCATCCATGACTTGAAGATCAGTAAT TTCATCATTCCAGAGGATGATACCACATATGCCTGTACCTTTCTCCCACTCCCTATTGTCAGCAAAAAGCATCACATCTACAAG TTTGAACCTATATTGGTGGAACGCAATGAGACGATGGTGCATCACGTTCTCGTGTATGCATGTGGCAATTCTAGTGTGCTCCCCACAGGCATCGGCGAATGCTATGGATCAgaccctgccttctctctctgctcccacgTCATCGCGGGCTGGGCTGTCGGGGGCCTT AGTTACCAGTTTCCAGATGATGTGGGCATCTCTATTGGAACCCCCTTTGACCCTCAGTGGATCAGACTGGAAATTCACTACAGCAATTTTCAGAACCTTCCTG GTATCCGTGATACCTCAGGGATGCGGCTGTTCTACACCTCGCACCTTCGCAAATATGACATGGGAGTCCTCCAGCTGGGCATCTCAGTTTTCCCTATTCACTTTATACCCCCGGGTGCAGAGGCTTTCTTGTCCTATGGACTATGCAAAACAGACAAGTTTGAAGAG CTGAATGGGGCTCCAGTATCTGACATATATATATCAGCCTGCCTGCTCCACACCCACTTAGCTGGGCGGTCACTGCAAGCTCTGCAATACAG AAATGGAACCCAACTCCAAGTAGTATGTAAAGATTTTTCCTATGATTTCAATCTGCAAGAGTCTCGGGACTTACCTCATCCTGTGGTGATTAAGCCG GGGGATGAACTGCTGATAGAATGTCATTACCAGACACTGGATCGTGACTTCATGACTTTT GGAGGTGCCAGCACCATTAATGAGATGTGCctcatcttcttcttctactaTCCCAGAATTAACATCTCCAGTTGCATGGGATACCCTGATATCATCTATGTGACCAATGAGCTGGGGGAAGAAGCATCAGA GAATCCCATGGAGAACCTGATGGTCCTGGATAATGTGGAGTGGACTCCAGAGAACATTAAGAAAGCTGAGAAAGCCTGCAAGGAGTCCCAGCAGACAGTATTGATCAAGACCATTGAT GAAGAAGTAGAAAATACAACAGGTTGGATTCCTGATATTATACCAACTCCTCGAGGACCATGCTTAGAGTCTACTGGAGGCAAGGTGGAACCTCAGGACAATACCCCGGCAGGCTTCAGGGCTGTACCACTGGCCCTCTCTGGCTCCAATACTGCTACTCTGAGGCCCCTGCCCATGATTGCTGTACTGTTCCTGCAGGGTAGCCTCTCGTGTCTCCTTGCAATGCTGCAGACTGGAGTATGA
- the Prss58 gene encoding putative inactive serine protease 58 precursor has protein sequence MKLAFLCILSTLLRTFAYNPDHIAGTTPPYLVYLKSDYLPCTGVLIHPLWVITAAHCNLPNLQVILGITNPADPMERDVEVSDYEKIFHHPNFLVSSISHDLLLIKLKRRIKHSNYAKAVKLPQHIVSVNAMCSVSTWAYNLCDVTKDPDSLQTVNVTVISKAECRNAYKAFDITENMICVGIVPGRRLPCKEVTAAPAVCNGVLYGILSYADGCVLRADVGIYASIFHYLPWIEDTMKNN, from the exons ATGAAGTTAGCCTTCCTCTGCATTCTTTCAACCCTGCTTC GTACCTTTGCCTATAATCCAGATCACATAGCTGGCACCACGCCCCCCTACTTGGTCTACCTGAAGTCTGATTACTTGCCCTGCACTGGAGTCCTGATCCATCCTTTGTGGGTGATCACAGCTGCACACTGCAATTTACC GAACCTTCAAGTGATTCTTGGGATAACAAATCCAGCAGATCCCATGGAAAGGGATGTGGAGGTGTCTGACTATGAAAAAATATTCCATCATCCAAACTTCTTGGTCTCTTCTATTTCACATGACCTCCTGTTAATCAAACTGAAAAGACGGATTAAACATAGTAACTACGCAAAAGCTGTCAAACTGCCTCAACACATCGTGTCTGTGAATGCCATGTGCTCCGTGTCTACCTGGGCCTACAATCTATGTGACGTCA cCAAAGACCCTGACTCACTGCAGACCGTGAATGTCACTGTAATCTCTAAGGCTGAGTGCCGTAATGCCTATAAAGCCTTTGACATCACAGAAAACATGATCTGCGTAGGCATCGTGCCAGGGCGGAGGCTGCCTTGCAAG GAAGTCACGGCTGCCCCAGCAGTCTGCAACGGGGTACTTTATGGAATCTTGTCTTATGCAGATGGCTGTGTTTTGAGAGCTGATGTTGGCATCTATGCTAGCATCTTTCACTACTTGCCCTGGATTGAAGATACCATGAAAAATAACTGA